A single window of Solanum dulcamara chromosome 5, daSolDulc1.2, whole genome shotgun sequence DNA harbors:
- the LOC129889414 gene encoding uncharacterized protein LOC129889414 isoform X2, which yields MCPLRIILIFLSATLAGFFVLRNLKSQSNIDPAGAGANDNRADSPEGSNSLPLSSKVYGAIGKGFWTCVDMASGKYLWRHLVSSPSSNRTD from the exons ATGTGTCCCCTCAGAATCATTCTCATCTTCCTCTCTGCAACTCTCGCCGGATTCTTCGTTCTACGGAAcctcaaatctcaatctaataTTGACCCCGCCGGCGCCGGCGCCAATGACAATCGTGCCGATtcacctgaaggctcaaattcGCTTCCTCTATCCTCCAAG GTGTACGGCGCCATTGGGAAAGGATTTTGGACCTGCGTGGATATGGCTAGTGGAAAATATCTGTGGAGGCATTTggtttcttctccttcttctaaCCGCACTGATTGA